The following proteins come from a genomic window of Cervus canadensis isolate Bull #8, Minnesota chromosome 3, ASM1932006v1, whole genome shotgun sequence:
- the LOC122437818 gene encoding melanoma-associated antigen 10-like codes for MSLGQKSECCKLGEDLQAPKEAQGLDCVQAPMAQKEEATSCPKSTISSSLPLLIPGTTEEEPATGALTAVQSSQGACFSPTATSATPLSQPDENSRSQKEEEPCTSQSPPDPESLLGDELNNKVAELVQFLCVKYVTKEPTTKAEMLKSVIREHKDNVPDIFSKVCECMEVVFGLEVKEVDPTRHSYELVKTLNLTYDGMLSNDGRMPKTGFLILILGMIFMEGNCVPEEKIWKLLNTMGMYAGQEDFIYGEPRKLITKDLVEEQYLQYRQVPHSDPPDYEFLWGPRAYAETSKMKVLEFFAKISGTDPTSFLFWYEEALRDERSQARTVPGDDTTAIASENSSVTSILP; via the coding sequence ATGTCTCTAGGTCAGAAGAGTGAGTGCTGCAAGCTTGGGGAAGACCTTCAGGCCCCGAAAGAGGCACAGGGCCTAGACTGTGTGCAGGCTCCCATGGCTCAGAAGGAAGAGGCCACTTCCTGCCCCAAGTCTACcatctcctcttccctccccctgtTGATccctggaaccacagaggaggaaCCTGCCACTGGAGCACTGACTGCTGTCCAGAGTTCTCAGGGAGCCTGCTTCTCACCCACTGCCACCTCAGCCACTCCACTGAGTCAACCTGATGAAAATTCCAGAAGCCAAAAGGAGGAGGAGCCCTGCACCTCCCAGTCTCCACCAGATCCTGAGTCCTTGCTCGGTGATGAGCTAAACAACAAGGTGGCTGAACTGGTGCAGTTCCTGTGTGTCAAATATGTAACAAAGGAACCCACCACAAAAGCAGAAATGCTGAAGAGTGTCATCAGAGAACACAAGGACAACGTCCCTGATATCTTCAGCAAAGTCTGTGAGTGCATGGAGGTGGTCTTTGGCCTTGAAGTGAAAGAAGTGGACCCCACGAGACACTCCTATGAGCTTGTCAAAACACTCAACCTCACCTACGATGGGATGCTGAGTAATGATGGGAGAATGCCCAAGACTGGCTTCCTGATACTTATCCTGGGTATGATCTTCATGGAGGGTAACTGTGTCCCTGAGGAGAAAATCTGGAAATTATTGAATACTATGGGGATGTATGCTGGGCAGGAGGATTTCATCTACGGGGAGCCCAGGAAACTCATCACCAAAGATTTGGTGGAGGAACAATATCTACAGTATCGACAGGTGCCTCACAGTGATCCTCCAGATTATGAATTCCTATGGGGTCCAAGGGCCTATGCTGAAACCAGTAAGATGAAAGTCCTGGAGTTTTTTGCCAAGATCAGTGGGACTGACCCCACTTCCTTCTTATTCTGGTATGAGGAAGCTTTGAGAGATGAGAGATCCCAGGCCAGAACTGTCCCTGGGGATGATACTACTGCCATAGCCAGTGAAAATTCCAGTGTCACGTCCATCCTGCCCTGA